In Sphingomonas sp. M1-B02, the sequence AATTGGCGCGCCTTTGCCGGGTCCTCGGCCTCGTCGAGCAAGCGGGCGTTGAGCGCGAGGAACGCGGCTTTCTCCATATAGACCTCGCCGCGCACTTCGACGATTTCCGGGACCGAGCCCGGCAATAGATCGGGGATGTCGTCCATCGTCCGGACATTGGCGGTCACGTCTTCGCCCACCTGCCCGTCGCCCCGGGTGAGCGCTCGGACAAGGCGCCCTTGCTCGTAGCGCAGCGAACAGGACAGGCCATCGATCTTGGGCTCCGCGGTGAGCGTGATCGGCGCATGGGGCGCGAGGCTCAGGAAGCGGCGGACTCGGCCGAGAAAATCGGCGACATCCTCGTCCGAAAAGGCATTGTCGAGGCTGAACATCGGCCGTGCATGCGCGATCTTCGAGAGATGCGCGGCCGGCGCGGAGCCCACCATGCGCGAGGGCGAATCGGCGCGGATGAGCGCGGGAAAAGCCGCTTCGATCGCCGCGTTGCGGCGCACCAGCGCGTCGAACTCGGCATCGCTGATCTCGGGCGCATCCTCGGAATGGTAGCGCCGGTTGTGATGCGCGATCTCGGCGGCAAGCGTCGCGAGTTCGGCGGCGGCTTCATCGTCGGTCTGGGGCAGCGCGGTGGTCATGCGTGGGGGTTAGGGGAGGGGCAGGGCGGCGATCAAGCTTGATTGCGTCGCCACAGGCCGCGACAAAGCGCGATGCGTGTCCTGAAAATTCTCCTGGCGCTACTGTTGTGGACCGTCGTTGCGGTGTGTCTGGCGCTGACGATCGTGCCGCATTTCCTCGATCGCATCTATTATCGCGGAGCGGCGAGCAGCCATTTCGACGGCGCGCGCTTCTTCAATCCGGACGGCGACGACGAGCGGATCGCAGCGCCGGGCGGACGCAGCCGCGCGGGCTTCATCGCGCGGCGGATCTTCGGCGACAGCGACCAGCCCGAATGGCCGGCCGCGGTTGCCGTGCGGACTTCGAAGCCTCCGGCGCGAGTCGAGGGCAGCGCGATGCTCGCGACCTGGGTGGGGCACGCCACGCTGCTGGTGCAGGCCGATGGCCTCAACATATTGGCCGACCCGATCTGGAGCGAGCAAGCCGGTCCCTTCGGCTTCGGTCCGCGCCGGGTTGCGGCGCCGGGGGTGCGCTTCGAGGATCTGCCGAAGATCGACCTCATCCTCGTCAGCCACAACCATTATGATCATATGGACCTGGCGACCCTCAGGCGGCTGTGGGACCGCGATCGGCCGATGATCGTCACGAGCCTCGGCAACGACAGCGTCATCGCGCAGGCCGGCGTGGCCGCGCATGCGCTCGACTGGGGGCAGCGGCGCGCGGTGCGGCCGGGGGTGGGGGTGACGGTCATGCGCAACCACCATTGGGGCAGCCGCTGGTTCAGGGACCGCAACCGGGCCTTGTGGTCGAGCTTCGTCGTGACGCTTCCCGGCGGCAATTTCTTCTTCGCGGGCGATACCGGGCTCGGCGATGGCGAATGGCCCGCGGAAGCAGCGGCGCTCGGCCCGATCCGCCTCGCCGCGATTCCGATCGGCGCCTTCCGCTTCGCGCCCGGGCAGATGTCGAGCGGTAGCCATATCGGTCCGTTGGAGGCGGTCCGGGTCTGGGAAGGGCTGGGTCGCCCGCAGGCGATCCCGATTCACTGGGGCACCTTCAGGCTCTCCAGCGAAGGCTATGATACGCCCCCGCGCATGCTTGATGCGGCGATGCAGTGCGCCGGCGCGGACAGATCCGCCTTCGCGCCGATCGCGATCGGGCAGGCGGTGGCGGTTCCGCCGCTGGGGCAGGCTGCGCCGCAGAGTCGGTGGGAGGGAGTCGAACGCTGCCGCCGCCAAGGTGTATTCGACCGCTTTCGTTGAACGGAACGCGTCGCGCGACGCAGGTGCTTGAGGCGGATCGGAGTCGCGCGTAGCATCGGGCTAACGGGAGGGGGGCCTGAACCGATGACACGAAGCGCGCTGCAAGCGCCGCACCGCTATGACACCACGATCGATCGCGTCGGCATCGCGCTGGGCGTCGGCAGTGTGCTGGCGGGCGGGATCATCGTCGGACTGTTGCTGCTCGGCGGACAGCGTGCGCCGCTGACGCTGATGGGTGGATGGGCGATCGGCAGCCTGTTTTCGGGCATCGCCATCGCCGCGGTCGGGGGACCGCTCTGGCTGGTGATGCATGTCGCCGGGCTAAGGCGAGCGCGGCATGCCGCTCTGGTCGGTGCGGTGACGGCGATGGCGATCTTCGTCGGCGCGCAGACCTATGGCTTCGGAATGTTCGAAATGCCGCCGATGGACAATCGCGCCTGGCTGTTTCGCTGGCTGAGCGCGATCGCCACCAGTGCCTTGCTGGCGGGGATCGCCGCGGCGATCGGCGCGATCATGTGGCGGATCGCCTATCGCCCGCAGCTCGGCGGCTAGGCGCGCTCAGCCCTTGCAATCGCCGACGCGGGTGCCGGTCGAGCGCATCTTGACGACGGCGTAGTTCGGCTGGCCGGCCACGCCGCTGCGGTTCTCCGTCGCGACGTCGAACTGGGTGCTCGATGTCGTGCCCTTGATGAAGATCTCGGTCACGGGTGCCTCGAACTTGCTGCACTTGATGTGCGCATCGACCTGACCCGCGCCCGAATTGAAACGGAGGAAGGTGCAGGTGCCGGCGGCCTTCTCCAGCTTCTCGATGTCGAACGGCTTCAATTGCTCGGCAGTGCGGCATTCGGTGGTGGTTCGCTCCAGCGCCTTGGCGGCGCGGAGCTGCGCCGCGCTGTTCGCACCCGCCTGGACGT encodes:
- a CDS encoding MBL fold metallo-hydrolase codes for the protein MRVLKILLALLLWTVVAVCLALTIVPHFLDRIYYRGAASSHFDGARFFNPDGDDERIAAPGGRSRAGFIARRIFGDSDQPEWPAAVAVRTSKPPARVEGSAMLATWVGHATLLVQADGLNILADPIWSEQAGPFGFGPRRVAAPGVRFEDLPKIDLILVSHNHYDHMDLATLRRLWDRDRPMIVTSLGNDSVIAQAGVAAHALDWGQRRAVRPGVGVTVMRNHHWGSRWFRDRNRALWSSFVVTLPGGNFFFAGDTGLGDGEWPAEAAALGPIRLAAIPIGAFRFAPGQMSSGSHIGPLEAVRVWEGLGRPQAIPIHWGTFRLSSEGYDTPPRMLDAAMQCAGADRSAFAPIAIGQAVAVPPLGQAAPQSRWEGVERCRRQGVFDRFR
- a CDS encoding DUF3617 domain-containing protein, producing the protein MRASVLIAALALAGCQSAEEKHAADTGEIKVVNADIDQVAGLLKAAAPKTAVKPGLWKAELRIEDVQAGANSAAQLRAAKALERTTTECRTAEQLKPFDIEKLEKAAGTCTFLRFNSGAGQVDAHIKCSKFEAPVTEIFIKGTTSSTQFDVATENRSGVAGQPNYAVVKMRSTGTRVGDCKG